One window from the genome of Streptomyces sp. NBC_00287 encodes:
- a CDS encoding DUF5685 family protein: MFGIIRPCRHRLGEGMRTEWMAHMCGLCLALRGEYGQFARVATNYDGLIVSVLTEAQSERSGDWRRGAGPCPLRGMRSADVAQGEGARLAATVSLVLAAAKMRDHVADGDGLLGRRPVTLAARRIAHGWERAGAAGGERLGFDTAVLLRAVERQSEIERLTGPGDSLLTVTQPTETATAAAFAHTAVLAGRPTNAEPLAEAGHLFGRLAHLLDAVEDLDADAAVGAWNPITVTGADRTEVRRLCDDAVHGIRLALSDAEFVDGRLARALLGGELERAVDRVFDPRHRHHQHRHQARGPRLLDWPGRRPAVQTLPGTGTGTGCGVAALTGTAAEAPSMASGRPSEEQCRRCGQWRELCRDCRLCFNCCTCTEDAGPDDAEPWQLGDGNRSGTFRRDGSGRDGSGGDGWSGGPSGGNSGGSGGSGGGGRGSGGSGGDPGDGCCSGGGCCNPCKCCCDCCD, translated from the coding sequence ATGTTCGGAATCATCAGGCCATGCCGTCATCGCCTGGGCGAGGGCATGCGCACCGAGTGGATGGCGCATATGTGCGGGCTGTGCCTGGCGTTGCGCGGCGAGTACGGGCAGTTCGCCCGGGTGGCCACCAATTACGACGGCCTGATCGTCTCGGTGCTGACCGAGGCGCAGTCGGAGCGCAGCGGCGACTGGCGGCGAGGCGCCGGTCCGTGTCCGCTGCGCGGGATGCGGTCGGCGGACGTGGCGCAGGGTGAGGGCGCCCGGCTGGCGGCGACGGTGTCGCTGGTGCTGGCTGCGGCGAAAATGCGTGACCATGTGGCCGACGGCGACGGCCTGTTGGGCCGCCGCCCGGTGACGCTGGCGGCGCGGAGGATTGCCCACGGCTGGGAGCGTGCCGGTGCCGCGGGCGGCGAACGGCTCGGCTTCGACACCGCGGTGCTGCTCCGCGCGGTCGAACGGCAGTCGGAGATCGAGCGGCTGACCGGCCCGGGCGACTCGCTTCTGACGGTCACGCAACCGACGGAGACGGCAACCGCCGCCGCCTTCGCGCACACTGCGGTCCTCGCCGGCCGCCCGACTAACGCCGAGCCGCTCGCGGAGGCCGGCCACTTGTTCGGCCGGCTGGCGCATCTGCTCGACGCGGTGGAGGATCTGGACGCGGACGCGGCGGTCGGCGCGTGGAACCCGATCACCGTGACCGGCGCCGACCGCACCGAGGTGCGTCGGCTGTGCGACGACGCAGTCCATGGGATCCGACTCGCCTTGTCCGACGCCGAATTCGTCGACGGGCGGCTGGCACGGGCGCTGCTGGGCGGCGAGCTGGAGCGCGCCGTCGACCGCGTCTTCGATCCCCGGCATCGTCACCACCAGCACCGCCACCAGGCACGGGGCCCGCGTCTGCTTGACTGGCCGGGACGCCGTCCGGCGGTGCAAACCCTCCCGGGGACCGGCACGGGCACGGGCTGCGGCGTCGCGGCGCTCACCGGCACGGCCGCGGAAGCCCCCTCGATGGCGTCGGGCCGGCCCTCTGAGGAGCAGTGCCGACGGTGCGGCCAGTGGCGCGAGTTGTGCCGCGATTGCAGGTTGTGCTTCAACTGCTGCACCTGCACCGAAGACGCCGGCCCGGATGACGCAGAGCCCTGGCAGCTCGGCGACGGCAATCGCAGCGGCACTTTTCGCCGGGACGGTTCCGGCCGGGACGGTTCCGGGGGCGACGGCTGGTCCGGCGGACCGAGCGGCGGCAACTCCGGTGGCTCCGGCGGTTCGGGCGGGGGCGGCCGGGGGTCCGGTGGTTCCGGTGGTGATCCGGGCGACGGCTGCTGCAGTGGCGGGGGCTGCTGCAACCCATGCAAGTGCTGCTGCGACTGCTGCGACTGA
- a CDS encoding DUF6000 family protein, with protein MRYPNTDPELRDLVRRFVTPGRRYMRLGGSSLRLSGPERDLFVRELVQAAGEITPVELGILFEGGWRERRTASWLVAVAGRTEFRSRIGELLLASGGPGGGAYCITLATFGTSADADLVCRYLDRCLPQPDLVYDQIVALSTLLHLDAVLGTERASPYLAAGGLWQQWTDATPNLLRDPQEYRQVVDQLCSFASECAQLFARMETRH; from the coding sequence ATGCGCTATCCCAACACCGACCCCGAGCTCAGGGACCTGGTCCGACGATTCGTCACGCCCGGCCGCCGGTACATGCGGCTGGGTGGAAGCTCGCTGCGGTTGAGCGGGCCTGAGCGCGACCTGTTCGTGAGGGAGCTGGTCCAGGCTGCCGGGGAGATCACTCCCGTTGAACTCGGCATCCTTTTCGAAGGCGGTTGGCGAGAGCGTAGGACTGCCTCCTGGCTGGTTGCTGTAGCCGGCAGGACCGAGTTCCGCAGCCGCATCGGCGAACTCCTGCTGGCCAGCGGAGGCCCCGGCGGCGGGGCCTACTGCATCACGCTTGCCACCTTCGGCACCAGCGCGGACGCCGATCTAGTCTGCAGATACCTTGATCGCTGCTTGCCTCAACCCGACCTCGTCTACGACCAGATCGTTGCTCTCAGCACACTGCTTCACCTCGATGCCGTCCTTGGGACCGAGCGAGCATCCCCCTACCTTGCCGCCGGTGGCCTGTGGCAGCAGTGGACCGATGCCACGCCGAACCTGTTGCGGGATCCGCAGGAGTACCGGCAGGTCGTGGACCAGCTCTGCTCCTTCGCCAGCGAGTGCGCTCAACTCTTTGCCAGAATGGAGACCAGGCACTGA
- a CDS encoding RNA-guided endonuclease InsQ/TnpB family protein, producing MSELGLVKRQFGHRARLALSPAEIRVINDQAHAARTMWNCLHSWWQMMPRDKRTLAGADAAIRQARKDLDYLADLPAQAAQAVLKTYHRAWVNCWEGRADEPRYKGRFRTPMSVDIPQGRDLNIVRVHRRWGMVNIPKVGRVRFRWTKDLPVGKRANKENRITGARLVKDALGWHIAFRVQTLERSPEPHQGPEVGIDAGVNIPLALSNKDHQDHGRPARLPGGDCDRDKWLTPKEKAKLLKLERQAAHRKTFRKRGEKASKRLQHTYDQIKQLRAKATRRALNRQHQTTTYLAQTYGVLVVEQLNILGMTKAPKPKPDPDSAGAFLPNGAAAKAGLNRSIAQEAWGRTVTMLTYKTARYGGRLVKVPAPHTSQRCSACGFTVPGSRENQELFVCKNPDCGWTANADWNAARNILHLYRIGHVIVEVPAAGRRGRRAGKTVKPTAAM from the coding sequence ATGAGTGAACTCGGCCTGGTGAAGCGGCAGTTCGGGCACCGCGCCCGACTGGCACTGAGCCCTGCCGAGATCCGCGTCATCAATGACCAGGCGCACGCGGCCCGCACCATGTGGAACTGCCTGCATTCCTGGTGGCAGATGATGCCCAGGGACAAGCGCACCCTGGCAGGCGCGGACGCTGCGATACGGCAGGCCCGCAAGGATCTCGATTACCTCGCCGACCTTCCCGCCCAGGCCGCACAGGCCGTCTTGAAGACGTACCACCGGGCGTGGGTGAACTGCTGGGAGGGACGGGCCGACGAGCCCCGCTACAAGGGCCGCTTCCGTACTCCGATGTCCGTGGACATTCCGCAGGGCCGGGACCTGAACATCGTCCGCGTCCACCGCCGGTGGGGCATGGTCAACATTCCCAAGGTCGGCCGGGTCCGCTTCCGCTGGACCAAAGACCTCCCGGTCGGCAAGCGCGCGAACAAGGAGAACCGGATCACCGGCGCCCGCCTGGTCAAAGACGCGCTCGGCTGGCACATCGCCTTCCGCGTCCAGACCCTCGAACGCTCCCCCGAGCCGCACCAGGGGCCAGAGGTCGGCATCGACGCCGGGGTCAACATCCCCCTCGCCCTCTCGAACAAGGACCACCAGGACCACGGGCGCCCTGCGCGCCTGCCAGGCGGTGACTGCGACCGTGACAAGTGGCTCACCCCGAAGGAGAAGGCCAAGCTCCTCAAGCTGGAGCGGCAGGCCGCGCACCGCAAGACATTCCGCAAACGCGGGGAGAAGGCCTCCAAGCGTTTGCAGCACACCTACGACCAGATCAAGCAGCTCCGAGCAAAAGCCACGCGACGAGCCCTTAACCGGCAGCACCAGACGACCACCTACCTCGCCCAGACGTACGGCGTGCTGGTGGTCGAACAGCTCAACATCCTCGGCATGACCAAAGCCCCCAAGCCGAAGCCCGACCCCGACAGCGCGGGAGCATTCCTGCCCAACGGGGCCGCCGCGAAGGCCGGCCTGAACCGCTCCATCGCCCAGGAGGCGTGGGGGCGGACCGTGACGATGCTGACGTACAAGACCGCCCGCTACGGCGGCCGGCTCGTCAAGGTCCCCGCCCCGCATACCTCCCAGCGATGCTCCGCCTGCGGATTCACCGTCCCCGGCAGCCGAGAGAATCAAGAACTGTTCGTATGCAAGAACCCTGACTGCGGCTGGACGGCGAACGCCGACTGGAACGCAGCCCGCAACATCTTGCACCTGTACCGGATCGGCCACGTCATCGTGGAGGTCCCGGCCGCCGGAAGGCGCGGTCGCAGGGCGGGTAAAACCGTCAAACCCACCGCAGCAATGTAG
- the tnpA gene encoding IS200/IS605 family transposase, translating to MSPRWNPNPDVRTGHHVVYHLHVHLVFVTKYRRKAFTDEMLTRCEEIMREVCADFEADLKQFNGEQDHVHLLVHYPPNVQLSKLDNSLKGVSARLLRKEYDAHVRRYLWGGHLWSGSYFAGSCSRAPLTVVQQYIERQKRPVS from the coding sequence ATGTCACCACGCTGGAATCCGAATCCCGATGTCAGAACCGGCCACCACGTCGTCTACCACCTGCACGTGCATTTGGTGTTCGTCACCAAGTACCGGCGCAAGGCGTTCACGGACGAGATGCTGACGCGCTGCGAAGAGATCATGCGGGAGGTGTGCGCGGACTTCGAGGCTGACCTCAAGCAGTTCAACGGCGAACAGGACCACGTCCACCTGCTCGTGCACTACCCCCCGAACGTCCAACTCTCCAAGCTCGACAACTCCCTCAAGGGCGTCTCCGCCCGCCTGCTCCGCAAGGAGTACGACGCCCACGTGCGCCGGTACCTGTGGGGCGGACACCTCTGGTCCGGCTCGTACTTCGCCGGAAGCTGTAGCCGGGCGCCCCTGACCGTCGTACAGCAGTACATCGAGCGGCAGAAACGCCCCGTGAGCTGA
- a CDS encoding fic family toxin-antitoxin system, toxin component, which yields MDLHIDVPWILQVAELAGAGDPAPDDYGVPVAAVACHRAELLETPVYDGPYARAAALVHILGRCRWLEHSNMAVAAATGVMYLEASGIPVKPTREDALALRDLLRAPDCTAKQIAALLHTWPQTT from the coding sequence ATGGACCTGCACATCGACGTCCCCTGGATCCTGCAGGTCGCGGAACTCGCCGGTGCCGGGGATCCGGCTCCCGACGACTACGGCGTGCCGGTAGCGGCGGTCGCCTGCCACCGAGCCGAACTCCTGGAAACACCTGTCTACGACGGCCCCTACGCCCGCGCCGCCGCCCTGGTGCACATCCTCGGCCGCTGCCGCTGGCTGGAGCACTCCAACATGGCCGTCGCCGCCGCGACCGGCGTGATGTACCTGGAGGCCTCCGGTATCCCGGTCAAGCCCACCCGCGAAGACGCCCTCGCCCTCCGCGATCTGCTGCGCGCTCCGGACTGCACAGCCAAGCAGATCGCCGCCCTGCTGCACACCTGGCCCCAGACCACCTGA
- a CDS encoding GNAT family N-acetyltransferase codes for MIVIMGIHIAPAAVADFHKVLNDHPRYWGERDLRSLHLLAMVQEFGSTCLVARAEDGIHGYIFGFVTPNGTGYVHLIATRDDARGTGLGRRLYTAFAEAAERHGARQLKAITSIENTGSIAFHRRLGFDTKIADDYNGPGQAMAVFHRELPLNVSRP; via the coding sequence ATGATCGTCATCATGGGCATACACATCGCACCGGCCGCGGTGGCCGACTTCCACAAGGTCCTGAATGATCACCCCCGTTATTGGGGCGAACGCGACCTTCGGTCGCTGCACCTTCTGGCCATGGTGCAGGAGTTCGGTTCCACCTGCTTGGTTGCCCGAGCCGAGGACGGAATCCATGGATACATCTTCGGGTTCGTAACCCCCAACGGCACCGGGTACGTGCACCTGATCGCCACGCGGGACGACGCCCGTGGCACCGGTCTCGGGCGTCGTCTGTATACGGCGTTCGCAGAAGCAGCGGAGCGTCACGGTGCACGGCAGTTGAAGGCGATCACGTCCATCGAGAACACCGGCTCAATCGCGTTCCATCGCAGGCTCGGCTTCGACACGAAGATCGCCGACGACTACAACGGCCCCGGCCAAGCCATGGCCGTCTTCCACCGAGAACTGCCGCTCAACGTCTCGCGGCCATAA
- a CDS encoding AI-2E family transporter, which produces MPATVSSAKSRAALRISARVCAELLLVLVTLAVALWLLDRMWSVVWPLIVGLLLTTLTWPPTRFLRSRGWRPALAAALVTIMFLLVAAGVVALIAVPVASQSGELTDGVIEGVQRLREWAAGPPLNIGDAQIDKAFDSAVDRAQDGLGSAVTALVTGVSSVVNGVITAVLALFLMFFFLKDGPRFLPWLARQLPGRLAIDVPTVAARSWDTLGSFVRSQAAVGLLDAVLIGIGLWILGVPLVLPLAVLTFVTAFVPIVGALFAGLVAVLIALVSNGLSDALIVLAIIVVVQQLEGNVFQPMIQSRGLGLHAAVILLAVTLGGNLAGIVGSLLAVPVTALIAVVWNYAREQLAEPPAEPENGDPVPGAAVPS; this is translated from the coding sequence ATGCCTGCCACGGTGAGTTCCGCGAAATCCCGCGCCGCGTTGCGCATATCGGCACGTGTCTGCGCCGAGTTGCTGTTGGTCCTCGTGACGCTCGCGGTGGCCCTCTGGCTGCTCGACCGGATGTGGTCGGTGGTCTGGCCGCTCATTGTCGGTCTGCTCCTCACCACGCTGACCTGGCCTCCGACGCGTTTCCTCCGCTCGAGAGGGTGGCGTCCGGCCCTGGCCGCGGCATTGGTGACCATCATGTTCCTCCTCGTTGCCGCAGGCGTCGTGGCGCTGATCGCGGTTCCGGTGGCGTCCCAGTCCGGCGAGCTGACCGACGGCGTGATCGAGGGTGTCCAGCGGCTGCGGGAGTGGGCCGCGGGTCCGCCGCTGAACATCGGGGACGCTCAGATCGACAAGGCCTTCGACAGCGCGGTCGACCGCGCCCAGGACGGTCTCGGCAGCGCCGTCACCGCCCTGGTCACGGGGGTGAGCAGTGTCGTCAACGGCGTGATCACCGCTGTGCTGGCCCTCTTTTTGATGTTCTTCTTCCTCAAAGACGGGCCGCGGTTCCTGCCGTGGCTCGCCCGCCAGCTGCCTGGTCGGCTTGCCATCGACGTCCCCACAGTCGCCGCACGCAGTTGGGACACCCTGGGCTCGTTCGTCCGATCCCAGGCTGCCGTCGGCCTGCTCGACGCCGTGTTGATCGGGATCGGCCTGTGGATCCTGGGGGTGCCGCTGGTGCTGCCGCTGGCGGTGCTGACGTTCGTCACCGCGTTCGTGCCGATCGTGGGCGCACTGTTCGCCGGCCTCGTGGCGGTTCTCATTGCCCTGGTATCCAATGGGCTGTCCGACGCGCTGATCGTGCTCGCCATCATCGTGGTCGTGCAGCAACTCGAGGGGAACGTGTTCCAGCCCATGATCCAGAGCCGTGGGCTCGGCCTGCACGCGGCGGTGATCCTCCTGGCAGTAACACTGGGCGGCAACCTGGCGGGCATCGTCGGCAGCCTCCTCGCGGTCCCGGTCACGGCCCTGATCGCGGTGGTGTGGAACTATGCGCGCGAGCAGCTCGCCGAGCCGCCCGCGGAGCCGGAGAACGGCGATCCCGTCCCTGGAGCCGCTGTCCCGTCGTAG
- a CDS encoding metallophosphoesterase, with protein sequence MTDTSDTRPADSEAQAPPQSRLHRLMRYLPLIAPVLLWAVPCWVLLHTGQRWPLPVTLVGTALFVLGLAGMPLAMMRGHGRRQQDRAAVVGDTLLGISWVLFTWSILLGVLLRLALTVAGVGESQERARIVTWAVLGTTAVLLAWGYAEARRVPRVRRLDVQLPRLGAGLDGIRVVLITDTHYGPLDRTRWSARVCETVNTLEADLVCHTGDIADGTAERRRAQAAPLGTVRATQARVYVTGNHEYYSEAQGWVDLMDELGWEPLRNRHLLLERGGDTLVVAGVDDVTAESSGLAGHRAHLAGALDGANPDIPVLLLAHQPKFIDRAAADGIDLQLSGHTHGGQIWPFHHLVRIDQPALAGLSHHAPRTLLYTSRGTGFWGPPFRIFAPSEITLLVLRSPQRPPTP encoded by the coding sequence GTGACCGACACCAGCGACACCCGACCCGCCGACAGTGAAGCGCAAGCGCCACCGCAGAGCCGGCTGCACCGCCTGATGCGCTACCTCCCGCTGATCGCCCCTGTCCTGCTGTGGGCCGTGCCCTGCTGGGTGCTTCTGCACACCGGCCAGCGCTGGCCGCTGCCCGTCACGCTGGTCGGCACCGCCCTGTTCGTCCTCGGCCTCGCCGGTATGCCGCTCGCGATGATGCGCGGACACGGCCGGCGCCAGCAGGACCGGGCGGCGGTCGTCGGTGACACCCTGCTGGGCATCAGCTGGGTCCTGTTCACCTGGTCCATTCTGCTCGGCGTATTGCTACGGCTCGCCCTGACCGTGGCCGGCGTCGGCGAGAGCCAGGAACGGGCCCGAATCGTCACTTGGGCCGTCCTCGGCACAACCGCCGTACTACTCGCCTGGGGGTACGCCGAGGCCCGCCGCGTGCCACGCGTGCGCCGACTCGACGTGCAACTCCCACGGCTGGGTGCCGGGTTGGACGGCATCCGCGTCGTCCTCATCACCGACACCCACTACGGCCCACTCGATCGCACCCGCTGGTCGGCACGGGTGTGCGAGACGGTGAACACTCTGGAAGCCGACCTGGTCTGCCACACCGGCGACATCGCGGACGGCACGGCCGAACGCCGCCGCGCCCAGGCCGCCCCACTCGGAACCGTGCGGGCCACCCAGGCCCGTGTCTACGTCACCGGCAACCACGAGTACTACAGCGAAGCCCAGGGCTGGGTCGACCTGATGGACGAGCTGGGCTGGGAGCCGCTGCGCAACCGCCACCTGCTGCTCGAACGCGGCGGCGACACCCTCGTGGTCGCCGGCGTGGATGACGTCACCGCGGAGTCCTCCGGACTGGCCGGGCACCGCGCCCACCTCGCCGGAGCCCTGGACGGCGCCAACCCCGACATACCCGTCCTGCTCTTGGCACACCAGCCCAAGTTCATCGACCGGGCGGCAGCCGACGGCATCGACCTCCAACTCTCCGGCCACACCCACGGCGGCCAGATCTGGCCCTTCCACCACCTGGTCCGCATCGACCAGCCCGCCCTCGCCGGCCTCAGCCACCACGCCCCCCGCACCCTCCTCTACACCAGCCGCGGCACCGGCTTCTGGGGCCCGCCATTCCGCATCTTCGCCCCCAGCGAGATCACCCTGCTCGTACTCCGCTCCCCACAGCGGCCCCCCACGCCGTAG
- the tnpA gene encoding IS200/IS605 family transposase — translation MGEMQTIRTGRHCVFVMHVHLVFVTKFRHKVFTDAHLRRMEEIMRSVCADFECELVEFNGEDSHVHLLVNFPPKVAVTKLVNSLKGVSSRRLRQEFPDLVRHYWRANKLWSGSYFAGTVGGAPLSVVRQYIEQQNRPA, via the coding sequence ATGGGCGAGATGCAGACGATCAGAACTGGCCGGCACTGTGTTTTCGTGATGCATGTGCACTTGGTCTTCGTGACCAAGTTCCGGCACAAGGTGTTCACGGATGCTCACCTGAGACGCATGGAGGAGATCATGCGGTCGGTGTGCGCGGACTTCGAGTGCGAGCTGGTGGAGTTCAACGGCGAGGACAGCCACGTCCACCTCCTGGTGAACTTCCCGCCCAAGGTCGCCGTCACCAAGCTCGTCAACTCCCTCAAGGGTGTCTCCTCCCGCCGTCTGCGCCAGGAATTCCCCGACCTGGTACGCCACTACTGGCGGGCCAACAAGCTCTGGTCCGGTTCCTACTTCGCCGGCACCGTCGGCGGCGCCCCGCTCTCCGTCGTCAGGCAGTACATCGAGCAACAGAACCGGCCCGCGTGA
- a CDS encoding RNA-guided endonuclease InsQ/TnpB family protein, whose translation MQLRYAFRLYPDSGQRTALAKAFGCARVVFNDAVRAREDARRAGGAFPAAGALSRKLITEAKQTDARSWLGEVSAVVLQQSLRDAETAYKNYFASLKGERKGAKSGAPRFKSRKDARQSIRFTANARWSVTASGRLNLPKVGAVKVKWSRTLPAPPSSVTVIKDAAGRYFASFVIDTDPAADATRMPDTDQTVGIDLGLTHFAVLSDGTTIDSPRFLRRAEKKLKKAQRELSRKQKGSKNREKARLKVARAHAQVTDARREFHHQLSTKLIRDNQAIGVEDLAVKALARTRLAKSVHDAGWAQFVHMLEYKAARYGRTLVKIGRFEPTSQICSQCGTKDGPKPLHIRTWTCAACGAVHDRDHNAAKNVKTAAGLAVTACGAQVRPGLVPAQRDETGSHGSSPEPRAT comes from the coding sequence ATGCAGCTTCGGTACGCCTTCAGGCTGTACCCGGACTCCGGCCAACGCACCGCACTGGCCAAGGCGTTCGGGTGCGCCCGCGTCGTATTCAATGACGCGGTGCGTGCCAGAGAGGACGCCCGCCGTGCGGGCGGGGCATTCCCGGCGGCCGGCGCACTGTCCAGGAAGCTGATCACCGAGGCGAAACAGACCGACGCACGGTCGTGGCTGGGCGAGGTCTCCGCCGTCGTGCTCCAGCAGTCCCTGCGTGATGCCGAGACGGCCTACAAGAACTACTTCGCCTCCCTCAAAGGCGAGCGGAAGGGCGCGAAGAGCGGTGCGCCCCGATTCAAGTCCCGCAAGGACGCCCGGCAGTCGATCCGTTTCACCGCCAACGCCCGCTGGTCGGTCACTGCCTCCGGGAGGCTGAACCTTCCCAAGGTCGGCGCGGTGAAGGTGAAGTGGTCACGCACCCTGCCCGCACCGCCCTCCTCGGTCACCGTGATCAAGGACGCGGCCGGGCGGTACTTCGCCTCCTTCGTCATCGACACCGACCCGGCGGCCGACGCCACCCGCATGCCCGACACCGACCAGACGGTCGGCATCGACCTCGGGCTGACGCACTTCGCCGTCCTCTCCGACGGCACGACAATCGACTCCCCGAGGTTTCTGCGCCGCGCCGAGAAGAAGCTGAAGAAGGCCCAGCGGGAGCTGTCCCGCAAACAGAAAGGATCCAAGAACCGCGAGAAGGCCCGCCTGAAGGTCGCCCGCGCCCACGCACAAGTCACGGACGCCCGACGGGAGTTCCACCACCAGCTCTCCACGAAGCTGATCCGCGACAACCAAGCGATCGGCGTGGAAGACCTGGCGGTCAAAGCACTCGCACGCACAAGACTGGCCAAGAGTGTGCATGACGCCGGCTGGGCACAGTTCGTGCATATGCTGGAGTACAAAGCGGCCCGGTACGGGCGGACCCTGGTGAAGATCGGCCGATTCGAGCCGACCAGCCAGATCTGCTCGCAGTGCGGGACCAAGGACGGCCCCAAGCCCTTGCATATCCGGACCTGGACCTGTGCCGCCTGCGGTGCGGTCCATGACCGCGACCACAACGCCGCGAAGAACGTCAAAACGGCCGCCGGACTGGCGGTTACAGCCTGTGGAGCGCAGGTAAGACCAGGACTCGTCCCGGCACAGCGCGACGAAACAGGAAGCCACGGATCCTCACCCGAACCCCGTGCCACGTAG
- a CDS encoding bile acid:sodium symporter family protein, translating into MDTPLATVFLPLALAVIMFGLGLSLTVDDFRRVRRHPRAVVVAMSCQLLLLPGVCLGLVLAFDLSPVLAVGMMLLAASPGGTTANLFSHLFGGDVALNVTLTAVNALLAIVTLPIITNLSLHYFEPDIGENSMGLQFGKVLQVFALVLVPVAIGLAIRRRSQEFAHRMDRPVRLLSVVVLVTIIAGALVAERNNIGDYLSDVGPTAVVFCGLSLTIGYAVPRMARLDKAQSIACSMEIGVHNSAIAMTLAISVLGSVSLAVPAAVYGVLMNPVAALAGVLMTRGPRPAEKPASAL; encoded by the coding sequence ATGGACACTCCCCTCGCCACCGTGTTCCTCCCGCTCGCCCTCGCCGTCATCATGTTCGGGCTGGGTCTGTCCCTGACCGTCGACGACTTCCGGCGGGTGCGACGCCACCCCCGGGCCGTGGTCGTGGCAATGTCCTGCCAGCTCCTTCTCCTACCCGGCGTATGCCTGGGCCTGGTCCTCGCCTTCGACCTCTCCCCCGTGCTCGCCGTCGGCATGATGCTGCTGGCCGCATCACCCGGCGGGACGACGGCGAACCTCTTCAGCCATCTCTTCGGCGGCGACGTGGCACTGAACGTCACGCTCACGGCGGTGAACGCGCTGCTGGCCATCGTGACGCTGCCGATCATCACCAACCTCTCCCTGCACTACTTCGAACCGGACATCGGTGAGAACAGCATGGGGTTGCAGTTCGGCAAGGTCCTGCAGGTGTTCGCCCTGGTACTCGTGCCGGTGGCGATCGGGCTCGCCATCCGCCGCCGCTCGCAGGAGTTCGCGCATCGCATGGACCGCCCGGTTCGGCTTCTGTCGGTCGTCGTGCTCGTCACGATCATCGCCGGTGCGCTGGTGGCCGAGAGGAACAACATCGGCGACTACCTCTCGGACGTAGGGCCGACGGCGGTGGTCTTCTGCGGGCTGAGCCTCACGATCGGGTACGCGGTACCGCGCATGGCCCGGTTGGACAAGGCGCAATCGATCGCCTGCTCCATGGAGATCGGCGTACACAACAGCGCCATCGCCATGACCCTGGCCATCAGCGTGCTCGGCAGCGTCAGCCTGGCAGTACCCGCCGCCGTCTACGGCGTGCTCATGAATCCCGTCGCAGCCCTCGCGGGAGTGCTGATGACCCGGGGTCCCCGGCCCGCCGAGAAACCCGCGTCGGCCCTCTGA
- a CDS encoding glycoside hydrolase family 19 protein — protein MSRRRLSAVVAVLALAGTAPVLLPATNAAAAACSSYPSWVAGRSYNAGDIVRYTDGKAYIAEHANPGYDPIISTWYWEPYACDNGSDTPAATFVVSEAQFNQMFPNRNSFYTYSGLTAALSAYPGFANTGSDTVKKQEAAAFLANVSHETGGLVHIVEQNTANYPHYCDWSQWYGCPAGQAAYYGRGPIQLSWNFNYKAAGDALGLDLLNNPWLVQNDAAVAWKTGLWYWNTQTGPGTMTPHNAMVNQAGFGQTIRSINGSLECDGKNPAQVQSRVNNYQRFTQILGTSPGGNLYC, from the coding sequence GTGTCGAGACGTCGTCTCTCCGCCGTCGTGGCCGTCCTCGCCCTCGCCGGCACCGCCCCGGTGCTGCTCCCGGCCACGAACGCCGCCGCCGCGGCGTGCTCCAGCTACCCCAGCTGGGTGGCCGGCAGGTCGTACAACGCCGGTGACATCGTCCGCTATACCGACGGCAAGGCGTACATCGCCGAGCACGCCAACCCGGGCTACGACCCGATCATCAGCACCTGGTACTGGGAGCCGTACGCCTGTGACAACGGCTCGGACACGCCCGCCGCCACCTTCGTGGTGAGCGAGGCGCAGTTCAACCAGATGTTCCCGAACCGGAATTCGTTCTACACGTACAGCGGCCTGACCGCCGCGCTGAGCGCCTACCCGGGCTTCGCCAACACCGGCAGCGACACGGTGAAGAAGCAGGAGGCCGCGGCCTTCCTGGCCAACGTCAGCCACGAGACCGGCGGGCTGGTCCACATCGTCGAGCAGAACACCGCCAACTACCCGCACTACTGCGACTGGAGCCAGTGGTACGGCTGCCCGGCGGGCCAGGCCGCCTACTACGGGCGCGGCCCGATCCAGCTGTCCTGGAACTTCAACTACAAGGCCGCCGGTGACGCGCTCGGTCTGGATCTGCTGAACAACCCCTGGCTGGTGCAGAACGACGCGGCCGTGGCCTGGAAGACCGGCCTGTGGTACTGGAACACCCAGACCGGCCCCGGCACCATGACCCCGCACAACGCCATGGTCAACCAGGCCGGCTTCGGCCAGACCATCCGCTCCATCAACGGCTCCCTGGAGTGTGACGGCAAGAACCCGGCGCAGGTACAGAGCCGGGTGAACAACTACCAGCGGTTCACGCAGATCCTCGGCACGTCACCCGGCGGCAACCTCTACTGCTGA